The Flavobacterium sp. 102 genomic interval ATTGAGTAAAGAATACGATCCGCAAGGCATGTGTACGGCTTCTAAAAAATACCAGGATATTAAATTAGCCGAATTAGAAGTTCAGAAAGACAATCTGTCTGAATCAGACATACAGAAAAAGCAAGCCAAAATATTTGAAAAATCGTGTCTGTGCGTGGGCTTGGCTAATGCTTCATATATAGAAAATGATATTGAAGTTAAAGGCCAACAACAAGGTATTGTGATTTGTCCGGGACCAAATTTAGCTTATTTTGACAAAGTGGTTTCTTTGGCTCAAATGGTAAAGCATATTTATGGCAATGCCAATGTATTGTCGGATATCAATCGCCCAAATATGTTTGTTAAAGAGCTGAAAATGTATGTGGATTATTTGAAAAACGAATTGGAAAACTATACCGAGGAATTCACCACAGCCCAACTCAAAAAATGGAATGCCTTTAAAAGTAATGTGTTGACGGGAATTGATTATTATTTGGATTTGTTTGAAACAACTAATTCCTTTACCAAGGAAAAGAATACTATCCGAAAACAATTGCAGTTTTATAAAGCGGAAGTGAATCAGATTGCTATTCCGGTTTTGGAGAATGTATAACTTATCGAAGTGTAATTTTTACCGCAGGATTTATAGGCAAAGTGTTTTCCAAACGACAGTAAGAATTGGGTAATTTTCCAATGGTTTCTACTTGGTTTCTAAAATGCTGAATGTAATAAGTTCCGGTATATTCATTGTATTTCAGATAGTCAATCATATCGTTGAGTTCATCTTTGGCCAGCAATTCGGAGTGATAAGTGGTACGGACTTCAAAAGCAATATCAGCATTTAAAAGCAATTGCATGGATTTTTCAAATTGGTCAAATAAATCGGATTGTGTGATAAACGAAAACGACTCTTTGGTAGACTTAAAATCGAGTGCTACATAATCTATCAATTGTTGTTCTATCAGATGTTTAAGGACTTCAGGTTTGGAACCATTGGTATCCACTTTTACCAAAAAACCCATCGCTTTCACAAGACTGATTTGTTCTATTATATCTTTGTGAATTAAACATTCGCCACCACTGAAAACTACTGCATCGAGCAGGCCTTTTCGCGTTTCTAAAAAAGAGATCATTTCGGAAAAGGAGAATTTTCCTTTCCCGAAAACAATCTCAGGATTATAGCAATACAAACACCGCATATTGCAACCGGCATACCAAAGGATGCAAGCGCTTTTGTCCGGATAATCCAAAAGGGTAAAAGGAGTTATATTACTCACTGGTTTAACCATTTGGACATTCTTTAAAATGGATTCGTTGTTTGTGCTCTCCTTTCTTACCGATATTAAAACTTTCTACCGGGCGATGATATCCCATCACTCTGGTGTAAACGAGGCATTTGGTTCTCAAATGTTGGTTTTCTTTTAAAATCTCATTAGTTTTTGTTTTCATATGTAATATTTTTTTGGTTTTCTATTAAAACATCGTCGCATTTTGGGCAGAATTCGTGTTCACCGTTGAGGTAACCGTGAACCGGACAAACACTGAATACCGGTGTGACTGTGATATAAGGCAATTTGAATTTAGACAAGACCGTTTTGATAAAGTTTTTGCAAGCTTCCGAAGTGCTGATTCTTTCGTTCATATACAAATGCAGTACCGTTCCGCCGGTGTATTGACATTGCAAATCGTCTTGCATTAAGAGTGCTTCAAACGGATCTTGGGTAAAATCTACCGGAATTTGGGAACTGTTGGTATAATAAATATTTTCTTCCATGCCGGCTTGCAAGATATTTGGATAGCGTTTTTTGTCTTCTTTGGCGAAGCGATAAGTAGTGCCTTCCGCCGGAGTGGCTTCCAGGTTGTACAGATTACCAGTGGTTTCCTGAAATTCTTTCATGCGGTTGCGAATATGGTTTAAAATTTCCATAGAGAATTCATGTCCGAACGTTGTTGAGATGTCTTGTTTGTCTTCAGTGAAATTGCGTACCATTTCATTCATTCCATTGACACCAATGGTAGAAAAGTGATTCCGGAAATGCGGCAAATATCTTTTGGTGTAAGGATACAAACCGCGGTCATACATCTCTTGGATGAATTGTCGTTTCTTTTCCAAAGTCGATTGCGCCAATGCCATCAATCGGTCTAATTGATTGTACAGTTCTTCTTTATTGCCTTCGTATAAATAACCTAAACGTGCCATGTTGATGGTCACAACTCCGATGCTTCCGGTCATTTCGGCACTACCGAACAAACCGTTGCCTCGCTTTAATAATTCTCTTAAATCGAGTTGCAAACGACAACACATGCTGCGAACGGCATTAGGTTTGTAAGCATTCGGGTTTTCGACTTTATTGCCGTTTTCATCCAAAAGATATTGGCTTCCAATAAAATTCTGGAAATAGGACGAACCAATCTTAGCTGTGTTTTCAAACAACAGTTCGGTATTTTCGCCGTTCCAATCAAAATCTTCGGTGATGTTTACTGTTGGAATTGGAAACGTAAATGGTTGACCATTGGCATCGCCTTCCGTCATTACGGTATAATAGGCTTTATTGATGAGATTCATTTCGGGTTGGAAATGTTCGTAGCGCAATTCAATGAGTGAATCCACGCCACGTTCTTTGGCGCGCGACAAAATACTTTCGTTGGTAATCGTTTCAAATAAATGATGGTCATTTTTGGTCGGAATTTGTTCTTTTAAATCCGCCGGAACTACCCAATCCAAAGTAATATTGGTAAAAGGTGAT includes:
- a CDS encoding anaerobic ribonucleoside-triphosphate reductase activating protein, whose translation is MSNITPFTLLDYPDKSACILWYAGCNMRCLYCYNPEIVFGKGKFSFSEMISFLETRKGLLDAVVFSGGECLIHKDIIEQISLVKAMGFLVKVDTNGSKPEVLKHLIEQQLIDYVALDFKSTKESFSFITQSDLFDQFEKSMQLLLNADIAFEVRTTYHSELLAKDELNDMIDYLKYNEYTGTYYIQHFRNQVETIGKLPNSYCRLENTLPINPAVKITLR
- the nrdD gene encoding anaerobic ribonucleoside-triphosphate reductase, whose amino-acid sequence is MKTKTNEILKENQHLRTKCLVYTRVMGYHRPVESFNIGKKGEHKQRIHFKECPNG
- a CDS encoding ribonucleoside triphosphate reductase, coding for MEKYVIKRNGEYKPFEPFKIRDAIVKSFNSVSLPFDERVFEKVILAINAKETWAVEEIQDIIEQTLFENRYFTTMRSFMLFRHTRKLQREHIQGLNDDTTYVDSTQTIEEYISQTDWRINANANTSYSNAGLVNNVAGKIIANYWLDKVYSKEEGYAHRNGDLHIHDLDCLTGYCAGWSLRVLLNDGFNGVRGRVESKAPSHFREALGQMANFLGILQSEWAGAQAFSSFDTYLAPYVFKDNLSFDDVLKAVRSFVYNLNVPARWGQSPFTNITLDWVVPADLKEQIPTKNDHHLFETITNESILSRAKERGVDSLIELRYEHFQPEMNLINKAYYTVMTEGDANGQPFTFPIPTVNITEDFDWNGENTELLFENTAKIGSSYFQNFIGSQYLLDENGNKVENPNAYKPNAVRSMCCRLQLDLRELLKRGNGLFGSAEMTGSIGVVTINMARLGYLYEGNKEELYNQLDRLMALAQSTLEKKRQFIQEMYDRGLYPYTKRYLPHFRNHFSTIGVNGMNEMVRNFTEDKQDISTTFGHEFSMEILNHIRNRMKEFQETTGNLYNLEATPAEGTTYRFAKEDKKRYPNILQAGMEENIYYTNSSQIPVDFTQDPFEALLMQDDLQCQYTGGTVLHLYMNERISTSEACKNFIKTVLSKFKLPYITVTPVFSVCPVHGYLNGEHEFCPKCDDVLIENQKNITYENKN